In Desulfovibrio sp. 86, the following proteins share a genomic window:
- a CDS encoding PIG-L deacetylase family protein encodes MINFAKTQKVLIVAAHPDDEMLGCGGTIARLRQEGKNIHILLLGEGPAARTSQNAEEARSVARSSAHKAAATLGIDNVCFAALPDNRFDTVALLDIVQIIEKVAAMTRPDVVFTHHAWDMNQDHRITHQAVMTAFRPLPDTPPVTLLGFEVLSSTEYTPAHTVPSFSPNIFINIAQTFGAKQKALEAYASEMRPWPHPRSFEAVAHLAALRGCACGCEAAEAFVLYRNVLT; translated from the coding sequence ATGATTAACTTTGCAAAAACACAAAAAGTACTGATAGTCGCCGCGCATCCTGATGACGAAATGCTTGGATGCGGTGGCACGATCGCACGTCTGCGGCAAGAGGGAAAGAATATCCATATTTTGTTACTGGGAGAGGGTCCAGCCGCAAGAACAAGCCAGAATGCAGAAGAGGCTAGATCTGTGGCACGCAGTTCCGCTCATAAAGCGGCTGCCACTCTGGGAATTGACAATGTGTGCTTTGCCGCACTGCCAGACAATCGATTTGACACAGTAGCGTTGCTTGATATTGTTCAAATTATTGAGAAAGTAGCAGCAATGACAAGGCCTGATGTTGTGTTCACGCACCACGCCTGGGACATGAATCAAGATCATCGTATTACGCATCAGGCCGTTATGACCGCATTTCGGCCGTTGCCGGATACGCCCCCTGTGACATTGCTCGGATTTGAAGTTCTTTCAAGTACCGAGTATACGCCTGCGCACACAGTCCCCAGTTTTAGTCCCAATATTTTTATCAACATTGCCCAAACGTTTGGCGCGAAACAAAAAGCCCTTGAAGCGTATGCTTCAGAAATGCGCCCGTGGCCCCACCCACGCAGTTTTGAAGCCGTTGCACATCTTGCGGCGCTACGCGGCTGCGCTTGCGGCTGCGAAGCGGCGGAGGCTTTTGTGCTTTATAGGAATGTGTTAACATGA
- the pseI gene encoding pseudaminic acid synthase, with product MSALQDETNKMTKVNRKSNFQTLLIAELSANHNGSIDRAEQIIRAAADAGADAVKLQTYTADTLTIPCDNAHFRIKGTLWEGRTLHDLYQEAHTPWEWTPRLMALAKDLGMDCFSTPFDATAVDFLEKCGVSRYKIASFEVVDIPLLKKVAATGKSVIMSTGMATLGEIDEAVRALRDNGAGELTLLKCTSAYPALPEEANLRTIPHLAQAFNCKAGLSDHTMGSAVSVAAVALGAVVIEKHFTLSRADGGPDGAFSMEPQEFKQLVLDVRTAEKALGRVCYDLTDKQQENVVFRRSLFVVQNICKGEILTNNNVRSIRPGHGLPPKYLPLVLGRAVRYDIMKGTPLCWDMI from the coding sequence ATGTCCGCATTACAAGACGAGACAAACAAAATGACCAAAGTCAATCGCAAAAGTAACTTTCAAACACTGCTCATTGCCGAACTCTCCGCCAATCACAACGGGAGCATTGACCGTGCCGAGCAGATCATCCGAGCCGCAGCAGATGCCGGAGCTGATGCCGTAAAATTGCAAACCTACACAGCCGACACCCTCACCATCCCTTGCGACAACGCGCACTTTCGCATCAAGGGAACGCTCTGGGAGGGCCGCACTCTGCATGATTTGTATCAAGAGGCGCACACACCCTGGGAATGGACGCCACGCCTGATGGCTCTTGCCAAAGACCTGGGTATGGACTGCTTTTCCACTCCCTTTGATGCAACTGCTGTGGATTTTTTGGAAAAATGCGGTGTTTCCCGTTACAAGATCGCCAGCTTCGAGGTGGTGGACATTCCCCTGCTCAAAAAAGTTGCGGCTACGGGCAAATCGGTCATCATGTCCACGGGCATGGCAACACTGGGCGAAATTGACGAAGCCGTGCGCGCCCTGCGTGATAATGGCGCCGGGGAACTGACCCTGCTCAAATGCACCAGTGCCTACCCCGCGTTGCCCGAAGAGGCTAATCTGCGCACCATACCACATCTGGCCCAGGCATTTAACTGCAAGGCCGGACTTTCCGACCACACAATGGGCAGTGCTGTGTCTGTGGCAGCCGTGGCCTTGGGCGCAGTTGTAATTGAAAAGCACTTTACTCTTTCCCGTGCCGATGGTGGTCCAGACGGTGCTTTCAGCATGGAGCCGCAGGAGTTCAAGCAACTAGTGCTGGATGTCCGTACTGCAGAGAAGGCACTGGGGAGGGTGTGCTATGATTTGACAGACAAACAGCAAGAAAATGTTGTCTTTCGCAGGTCCCTTTTTGTAGTACAAAACATTTGCAAGGGTGAAATCCTGACGAATAATAACGTGCGCAGCATCCGTCCCGGCCACGGGTTGCCGCCCAAATATCTTCCCTTAGTGCTTGGGCGCGCGGTAAGATATGATATTATGAAAGGTACGCCGCTCTGTTGGGATATGATTTGA
- a CDS encoding acyltransferase: MNLKNKLISLLFNTLKMCRNVYIFFSTQYNTIFFKLWAIASRVPFGSKLQCCGRVILDCLPATVSLGNNIIFVSDSVRCTATTVYGPSRLRTFAPTARIEIADGVGMNAISITARSRTIHIGENTMFAPNCTVVDSDFHSLWPPEGRICNPGMEQDADVHIGKNCWIGMQSIILKGVTIGDGSVVAAGSVVTRDIPPNVLAAGVPARVLRPLNDNEGNTCVLV; encoded by the coding sequence ATGAATTTGAAAAATAAACTTATCAGTTTGTTGTTTAATACACTGAAAATGTGCAGGAATGTTTATATCTTTTTTTCAACACAGTATAATACAATATTTTTTAAACTCTGGGCAATAGCCTCGCGGGTTCCGTTTGGCAGCAAATTGCAATGTTGTGGGAGGGTTATCCTCGATTGCCTGCCCGCCACCGTCTCGCTTGGAAATAACATTATTTTTGTCTCAGATTCAGTGCGTTGCACAGCAACAACCGTTTATGGGCCCTCACGCTTGCGGACATTCGCGCCCACTGCCAGAATTGAAATTGCCGACGGTGTCGGAATGAATGCCATCAGCATTACCGCCAGGAGCAGAACTATCCACATAGGTGAAAATACCATGTTTGCGCCTAACTGCACGGTTGTTGATTCAGATTTTCATTCTCTCTGGCCGCCGGAAGGGCGGATATGTAATCCGGGGATGGAACAGGACGCCGATGTGCATATAGGGAAAAACTGCTGGATCGGCATGCAATCCATTATTTTAAAAGGCGTAACAATTGGAGATGGCTCGGTAGTTGCCGCTGGTTCGGTGGTGACTCGCGACATTCCCCCCAATGTATTGGCCGCTGGCGTTCCCGCCAGGGTGCTCCGTCCTCTTAATGATAACGAGGGTAATACATGCGTATTGGTGTAG
- a CDS encoding DegT/DnrJ/EryC1/StrS family aminotransferase — MDDARLAVLQKRVAAGEEDGCGSAYAQAFCAALGGGYALPTASARMALHALLRHYGLRDGDEVLVTGFTCSVVLNAILRCGAAPRFVDIDRHTLGTSPESVEAAITPRTKALIAQHTFGVPCAIDSLRALATHYHIKLIEDVAIAFGSKHQGKPLGAWGDAAYFSTDHSKPLNSLIGGMLYTTDENLYERIFSEYQGWPHLPREKQQALLEQVRVERDNFTPARYRWHNFAALFAGCDAPSPFLDADYTPWAVQGDYPYPAKMPTVLTTLGLEALRQWPVVADERCHWFKKISEVFYRNNCGGMIPAGFQNIGKEVVPLRFAFCLPAACGPLRENKGLWRAVNAFFPANWIWFQDPVVCRATDITAYGYTPGTCPVAEEVGRGIVTIPLDVPSPYADRFMQNVENLCRELQRLPRA; from the coding sequence ATGGACGATGCCCGGCTTGCCGTTTTGCAAAAACGCGTTGCCGCAGGCGAGGAAGACGGTTGCGGCAGCGCCTATGCGCAGGCCTTTTGCGCAGCGCTCGGCGGCGGGTACGCATTGCCAACGGCCTCTGCGCGAATGGCGCTGCATGCGCTGCTGCGGCATTATGGTCTTCGTGACGGCGATGAGGTCTTAGTCACAGGCTTTACCTGTTCCGTGGTGCTCAACGCCATACTGCGCTGCGGCGCGGCACCCCGTTTTGTGGATATAGACAGGCATACCTTGGGCACAAGCCCGGAATCAGTGGAAGCTGCCATTACCCCACGAACTAAGGCGCTTATTGCTCAGCATACCTTTGGCGTTCCCTGCGCCATTGATTCGTTGCGCGCTTTGGCAACCCACTATCATATCAAACTTATTGAGGATGTGGCGATTGCGTTTGGAAGCAAACACCAGGGCAAGCCGCTTGGCGCATGGGGCGATGCCGCCTATTTTTCCACAGACCACTCCAAACCCTTAAATTCCCTTATTGGCGGAATGCTCTACACTACAGACGAAAATCTGTACGAAAGAATTTTTTCAGAGTATCAGGGCTGGCCGCACCTGCCGCGCGAAAAACAGCAGGCACTGTTGGAACAGGTGCGTGTGGAGCGCGATAATTTCACTCCGGCCCGCTACCGTTGGCACAACTTTGCCGCCTTGTTTGCCGGGTGCGATGCCCCTTCCCCTTTCCTTGATGCGGACTACACCCCCTGGGCTGTGCAGGGCGACTACCCCTATCCGGCAAAGATGCCGACAGTTCTGACAACCCTTGGGCTTGAGGCCCTGCGGCAGTGGCCTGTTGTTGCGGATGAACGGTGCCATTGGTTCAAAAAAATTTCCGAAGTGTTTTACAGAAATAATTGCGGGGGTATGATTCCTGCGGGCTTTCAGAACATTGGCAAAGAGGTTGTGCCGCTTCGCTTTGCTTTCTGCCTGCCTGCCGCCTGCGGGCCGCTACGTGAAAACAAAGGCTTGTGGCGGGCCGTCAACGCGTTTTTTCCGGCAAACTGGATATGGTTTCAGGATCCTGTGGTTTGCCGGGCTACAGATATAACCGCCTATGGCTATACGCCGGGAACCTGCCCCGTGGCCGAGGAGGTTGGCCGCGGCATTGTGACGATTCCACTGGATGTGCCCTCCCCTTATGCAGACAGATTTATGCAAAATGTGGAGAATCTTTGTCGTGAGCTTCAGCGGCTGCCTCGGGCTTAA
- a CDS encoding methionyl-tRNA formyltransferase, with amino-acid sequence MKESYIIAGSRPWCVNAVKHLKNKNIDFFYIKNKEDLNLKSIVSINPRYIFFPHWSWVIPATIWNQYECIVFHMTDLPFGRGGSPLQNLIARGFTETKISALRCEAELDAGPIYIKRPLSLLGTAEEIFIRANNCIADMINEIIITHPNPMPQLGEPTYFKRRLPQDSNVSEVTSLEALFDRIRMLDAEGYPQAFIDINDFRLEFSRASLKTDKIFADVRITRRDKQNDQSQSQK; translated from the coding sequence ATGAAAGAGTCCTATATTATTGCTGGTTCACGCCCTTGGTGTGTTAATGCGGTTAAACATTTAAAAAATAAGAACATAGATTTTTTTTATATAAAAAATAAAGAGGACTTAAACCTCAAGTCCATTGTCTCAATAAATCCACGATATATTTTTTTCCCTCACTGGTCGTGGGTGATCCCTGCGACAATTTGGAACCAATATGAATGCATAGTATTCCACATGACAGACCTGCCATTTGGCAGAGGTGGGAGTCCATTGCAAAATTTAATAGCGCGCGGATTTACAGAAACAAAAATTTCTGCACTTCGCTGTGAAGCAGAATTAGACGCTGGTCCGATATATATAAAACGTCCCTTATCTCTTTTAGGCACTGCCGAAGAAATATTCATACGGGCCAATAATTGCATAGCAGACATGATCAATGAAATTATTATAACCCACCCAAATCCAATGCCGCAATTGGGGGAACCTACATATTTCAAACGCCGCTTGCCGCAGGACAGCAACGTTTCTGAAGTTACAAGCCTAGAAGCCTTGTTTGACCGTATTCGCATGCTGGATGCTGAAGGATATCCCCAAGCATTTATAGACATAAACGATTTTCGGCTAGAGTTTTCACGGGCTTCTCTGAAAACTGATAAAATTTTTGCGGATGTCCGCATTACAAGACGAGACAAACAAAATGACCAAAGTCAATCGCAAAAGTAA
- a CDS encoding TIGR04326 family surface carbohydrate biosynthesis protein produces MRIGVAADLQHANAADVLLWDSFSDTVPCVEKLVQEYFPVIRQEFLQFICEIGRHAVDGTTLSEQFRLLTQFSAWEYSSLFERHPAYFGDALFTIFKLRAVELYCQKVQPHEVHLCGCDAIAWHISDICKSLQIAFVHSPSSPNRREGSDSPSCGVMAFARKSASMARQLHGWWKQVRSQFPTQPVVQRSKGMILGTWFPNIDQKAAQNGRFRSKYWEAAHDLIDSAATPQHWFFIYADSEQNIPGHIAARDRFAANAPNADMTFLEECLTPCDALRAFGLWLRSAWRSNIMGNRVAGAFNWPHSALNVFSLLQGMWQESTSGWHLLRMLLHLQAIKRFCKLVGPQERVLTSSELQWWERMLFREQRKLGCSKNFAVQHSIIRPADFRFFCAPEMWQDKNFTNAMPDVFFCNGRAGLEAMRASGFPDDRLGLVEATRFLYLAKAARYAVASPSRKLLVVTSYFEGETRRMLEMLAAAMKERHSSLFDNVQIKAHPDLPVEHMLAELFTDPPAVVTQPVESYLTEDTVVFAAAGTSVTLLVPYMGLPMVVAGSDGDFEMGCLDTVEGICYARSAGELLDGLTTSSRSTLPEDYFCLDASLARWKTMLTSQ; encoded by the coding sequence ATGCGTATTGGTGTAGCCGCAGACCTTCAACATGCAAATGCCGCAGATGTTTTGCTGTGGGACAGCTTCAGCGATACGGTTCCATGCGTCGAAAAACTCGTTCAGGAGTATTTTCCTGTTATCCGGCAAGAATTTTTGCAGTTTATATGCGAAATTGGTAGACATGCCGTTGATGGAACAACGCTTTCCGAGCAGTTCCGTTTATTGACGCAATTTTCCGCCTGGGAATATTCAAGTCTTTTTGAGCGACACCCCGCATACTTTGGTGATGCGTTATTTACCATTTTCAAGCTTCGCGCTGTTGAGTTGTACTGCCAGAAAGTTCAGCCCCATGAAGTGCATCTTTGCGGTTGCGATGCGATTGCCTGGCATATCAGTGATATTTGCAAATCACTGCAGATAGCATTTGTACATTCCCCTTCTTCGCCAAACCGCAGGGAAGGCTCTGACAGCCCGTCATGCGGCGTCATGGCCTTTGCGCGCAAGAGCGCGTCAATGGCCAGGCAGCTACACGGCTGGTGGAAGCAGGTTCGGTCGCAATTTCCGACGCAACCTGTTGTGCAACGCAGCAAGGGCATGATCCTGGGTACGTGGTTTCCCAATATCGACCAGAAAGCCGCCCAGAATGGACGATTCCGCTCCAAGTACTGGGAAGCTGCGCATGATCTTATTGACAGCGCGGCAACGCCGCAGCACTGGTTTTTCATCTATGCCGACAGCGAGCAAAATATCCCCGGGCACATAGCCGCACGCGACCGTTTTGCGGCCAATGCCCCCAATGCCGACATGACTTTTCTGGAGGAATGCCTTACGCCCTGCGATGCCCTGCGTGCCTTCGGACTCTGGCTGCGGTCGGCATGGCGCAGCAACATTATGGGAAATCGCGTTGCCGGAGCGTTCAACTGGCCGCATTCGGCGCTCAACGTCTTTTCCCTGCTGCAGGGCATGTGGCAGGAATCCACATCGGGGTGGCATCTGCTGCGGATGCTGCTGCATTTGCAGGCCATCAAGCGATTTTGCAAACTGGTTGGCCCTCAGGAACGTGTGCTTACCTCATCTGAGCTGCAATGGTGGGAGCGCATGCTGTTTCGGGAGCAGCGAAAATTGGGGTGCTCAAAAAATTTTGCGGTGCAGCATTCCATTATTCGCCCAGCGGACTTCCGTTTTTTTTGCGCCCCTGAAATGTGGCAGGACAAAAACTTTACGAACGCCATGCCCGACGTCTTCTTTTGCAATGGGCGTGCGGGCCTTGAGGCAATGCGTGCTTCCGGTTTTCCGGATGACCGCCTCGGTCTTGTAGAGGCAACGCGGTTTCTCTATCTGGCGAAAGCCGCGCGGTATGCCGTTGCTTCCCCATCCCGAAAACTGCTGGTCGTCACTTCATACTTTGAAGGCGAAACGCGACGTATGCTGGAAATGCTCGCCGCAGCAATGAAAGAGCGGCATTCGTCGTTGTTTGACAACGTGCAGATCAAGGCGCATCCAGATCTCCCCGTTGAGCATATGCTTGCTGAACTGTTTACCGATCCTCCGGCTGTTGTAACCCAGCCTGTTGAGTCCTACCTTACAGAGGATACTGTGGTTTTTGCGGCAGCTGGCACCTCGGTGACGCTCCTTGTGCCCTACATGGGGCTGCCGATGGTTGTGGCGGGTAGCGACGGCGATTTTGAAATGGGCTGCCTGGATACGGTTGAAGGCATCTGTTATGCCCGATCCGCCGGGGAATTGCTTGACGGATTAACCACGTCCTCGCGCAGTACTTTGCCGGAAGACTATTTTTGCCTGGACGCCAGCTTGGCACGCTGGAAGACTATGTTAACAAGCCAATAA
- a CDS encoding FkbM family methyltransferase, translating to MKESIKKALDKSKLGRILIQFWRVYKIMFQQNPNVIAWSDALCAEEKAVLADKMQDFISKNFFSIPCGSENLKFHYDNYLTLYRAKTLLTKEPETIDWLDSFQEGACLWDIGANVGLYSCYAAKIRGCSVFAFEPSILNLELLGKNIYLNELQDSVHIVPVALSSANGFSTFLMTETAHGGADSTFGAGIGFDGKPICESKLSYSLLGLSGDSLLAATGMPCPNHIKIDVDGIEHIVLAGMKDIFKMPSVKSCLIEANDAYGEQVDGIKKIMQECGFTLKEKKHSDFFNTGAYSSVYNQIWVR from the coding sequence ATGAAAGAGAGTATAAAGAAAGCGTTGGATAAGTCCAAGCTGGGTAGAATATTAATTCAGTTTTGGCGTGTGTACAAAATTATGTTTCAGCAAAATCCAAATGTTATTGCTTGGTCTGATGCCTTGTGTGCGGAAGAAAAAGCAGTGTTGGCCGACAAGATGCAGGATTTTATAAGTAAAAACTTCTTTAGCATCCCATGTGGAAGTGAGAACTTAAAATTTCATTATGATAATTATTTGACTCTTTACAGGGCCAAAACGCTTTTGACAAAAGAGCCTGAAACCATCGACTGGCTAGATTCCTTTCAGGAGGGGGCATGTCTATGGGATATCGGTGCAAATGTTGGTTTATATAGCTGTTATGCGGCTAAAATTCGTGGGTGTAGTGTCTTTGCTTTCGAGCCGTCTATCTTGAATCTGGAATTGCTTGGGAAAAATATTTACCTTAATGAATTACAAGATAGTGTTCATATTGTCCCTGTGGCCTTGTCATCAGCAAATGGCTTTAGCACTTTTTTGATGACGGAAACCGCCCACGGCGGCGCAGACTCTACTTTCGGCGCAGGAATAGGTTTTGATGGAAAACCAATATGTGAAAGTAAGCTCTCATATAGTTTGTTAGGGCTGTCGGGTGATTCTCTACTGGCAGCAACAGGAATGCCTTGCCCAAATCATATAAAAATTGATGTCGACGGCATAGAACATATTGTGCTGGCTGGTATGAAAGATATTTTTAAAATGCCGTCTGTTAAGAGCTGTCTTATCGAAGCTAACGATGCCTATGGGGAACAGGTTGATGGTATAAAGAAAATTATGCAAGAATGCGGATTTACGTTAAAAGAAAAGAAACACTCTGATTTCTTCAATACTGGAGCATATTCATCTGTGTACAATCAGATATGGGTAAGGTAG
- a CDS encoding LIC12162 family transferase yields MDFDASVPGHALGPWCYASITDYNTLASLVDSSLLPPPYSHFSESIHQMDYVRDCTTRAALRIGDYLNNKHNTNFSNFFWAFTQRGWIGHIAGCLYDYYLRVNKISKLDMSYEYSGIELTEARPSTVQHLVICLKRSQSLTAWLASETLDYLAPDNCQKKQTVSCRLPQSDHTSQFEALPLAQLQLPTSPLHTITSWIKRFFHISQYPDMMLHNYQLGNGKIFLIHWLTSRKKSRSSISHFSKKNMVNRLTATKNSFEDERFENLLFKTAVKLIPNIYWDFDAFGQVLEDVNSAIKKSTNKKILFPTPGLIYDEKAEIFCALKKEQDNALIVMAQHGSFYGTLKKYQFIEQEEFEKSDIYCTWGWSTVEDVENNFYPLPVFFSKQRTARSEHDDGSILFVVDDEMVNFHRIRSGGYYSDQHIALLRQKFDFFGTFDNTLRKNIIYQAYPASSPTLQTHAFLEQTFPELKITNQSFQEHFKRCRLVVMPYPGTTMHFALAANIPTILFWEKDFFVFSRQFQHIADCMHECGLLFYNPVDAARAVETIYNDPEKWMRDRDRRACVKLFQRHYAWTEKNSVPYYKSFLNDVKKFYRATTCNLK; encoded by the coding sequence ATGGACTTTGACGCCAGCGTTCCTGGTCATGCCCTTGGTCCATGGTGTTATGCGAGTATCACTGATTATAATACCTTAGCTTCTTTAGTGGATTCTTCTCTTTTGCCGCCTCCCTATTCACATTTTTCTGAGTCTATTCATCAAATGGACTACGTTCGTGACTGCACAACTAGGGCGGCGTTGAGGATCGGCGACTACCTAAATAATAAGCACAATACAAATTTTTCAAATTTTTTTTGGGCTTTTACCCAGAGGGGATGGATCGGCCATATCGCAGGGTGTCTCTATGATTATTATTTGAGAGTTAATAAAATTAGCAAGCTAGATATGTCCTATGAATATTCTGGAATAGAGCTTACCGAAGCGCGTCCATCTACTGTGCAGCACTTAGTAATCTGTTTGAAGCGTTCTCAATCATTGACGGCATGGTTGGCAAGCGAAACATTAGACTATCTTGCGCCTGATAATTGCCAAAAAAAGCAAACAGTCTCGTGTCGTTTGCCACAAAGTGATCACACTAGCCAGTTTGAAGCCCTTCCTCTCGCGCAGTTGCAATTACCTACTTCGCCTTTGCATACGATAACTTCATGGATAAAAAGATTTTTTCATATTTCGCAGTATCCAGATATGATGCTGCATAATTATCAGCTAGGCAACGGAAAAATATTCTTGATCCATTGGCTGACTAGTAGGAAAAAATCACGATCCTCTATAAGTCACTTTAGCAAAAAAAATATGGTCAACAGGCTTACTGCAACGAAAAATAGTTTTGAGGATGAAAGATTTGAAAACTTGCTTTTCAAAACAGCTGTAAAGTTGATTCCAAACATTTATTGGGATTTTGATGCTTTCGGGCAGGTGCTTGAGGATGTAAATTCTGCAATAAAAAAAAGCACTAATAAAAAAATATTATTTCCAACGCCTGGATTGATATATGATGAAAAAGCGGAAATTTTCTGCGCACTAAAAAAAGAACAAGACAATGCACTAATAGTAATGGCGCAGCATGGTTCATTTTACGGAACTTTAAAGAAATACCAGTTTATTGAACAAGAAGAGTTTGAAAAATCAGATATTTATTGCACTTGGGGGTGGAGCACGGTCGAAGATGTTGAAAACAATTTTTATCCTTTGCCTGTCTTTTTTTCAAAGCAAAGAACTGCTCGTAGCGAACACGATGACGGTTCAATTCTTTTTGTTGTTGATGACGAAATGGTCAACTTTCATCGAATCCGAAGCGGAGGCTATTATTCAGACCAGCATATAGCTCTATTGCGGCAGAAGTTTGATTTTTTTGGAACATTTGATAATACGCTCAGGAAGAATATCATTTATCAAGCTTATCCTGCAAGCTCTCCAACGCTTCAAACGCACGCGTTTTTAGAACAAACATTTCCTGAGTTAAAAATAACTAACCAATCTTTTCAGGAACATTTTAAGCGTTGTCGCCTTGTTGTAATGCCGTACCCTGGTACCACCATGCATTTCGCATTAGCTGCCAATATCCCAACGATTCTTTTTTGGGAGAAAGATTTTTTTGTCTTTTCGAGGCAGTTTCAGCATATTGCTGACTGTATGCATGAGTGCGGATTATTGTTCTATAATCCTGTCGATGCTGCACGAGCGGTTGAAACAATTTATAATGATCCTGAAAAGTGGATGCGCGATAGAGATAGACGTGCATGCGTAAAACTTTTTCAGCGACACTATGCGTGGACAGAAAAAAATTCAGTACCGTATTATAAAAGTTTTTTAAATGATGTTAAGAAATTTTATAGAGCTACTACCTGCAATTTAAAATGA